From Paraglaciecola sp. L1A13:
CGAGGTAACTCAGTAAGCAGTAAGAAAACGGTCGCTTAGCTCAGTTGGGAGAGCATCGCCCTTACAAGGCGAGGGTCACTGGTTCAAGCCCAGTAGCGACCACCACTTTTCGACAAGAAATAGTCGAGAGGCACTAGTTAAGCCTAGTGTATAAACAACATTTCAATATATGGTCGCTTAGCTCAGTTGGAAAAAGAGAAAGCATAGCCACTCTCTACAAGAAATGGTCGAGGGGCACTAGTTAAGCCTAGTGCATAAACAACATTTCAATATATGGTCGCTTAGCTCAGTTGGGAGAGCATCGCCCTTACAAGGCGAGGGTCACTGGTTCAAGCCCAGTAGCGACCACCACTTCTTGTTTTATCTTCTATCCATATTTATTCTAAAAAAAACCTTATTTGTATAGCATCCCCAACGATAAGCATCGCCGTTCTTTACAAATCCAGGCGACGTGGTTCAAGCCCAGTAGCGACCACCACTTCTTGTTACACCCTCTATATTAAATTATCTTAAAAAAATCATCTTCATAGAATATCCAACGATAAGCATCGCCGTTCTTTGCAAATCCAGGCGACGTGGTTCAAGCCCAGTAGCGACCACCACTTCTTGTTACACCCTCTATATTAAATTATCTTCATAGAATAACCAACGATAAGCATCGCCGTTCTTTACAAACCCAGGCGACGTGGTTCAAGCCCAGTAGCGACCACCACTTCTTGTTTTACCTTCTATCCATATTTATTCTAAAAAAAACCTTATTTGTATAGCATCTCCAGCGATAAGCATCGCCGTTCTTTACAAACCCAGGCGACGTGGTTTAAGCCCAGTAGCGACCACCACTTCTTGTTTTACCTTCTATCCATATTTATTCTAAAAAAAACCTTATTTGTATAGCATCTCCAGCGATAAGCATCGCCGTTCTTTGCAAATCCAGGCGACGTGGTTCAAGCCCAGTAGCGACCACCACTTCTTGTTTTACCTTCTATCCATATTTATTCTAAAAAAAACCTTATTTGTATAGCATCTCCAGCGATAAGCCTCGCCGTTCTTTAAAAGTACAGGCGACGTGGTTCAAGCCTAGTAGCGACCACCACTTCTTGTTTTACCTGCTATCCATATTTATTATAAAAAACCCTATTTGCATAGCCTCTCCAGCGTTAAGCATCGCTTTTTTTTACCAAAGCGTAAGCACCATAAATTTATATTCACAATCGTCTCTAGCAGATGCCCTCTGTGCACACATTTCGCTAATTTTAATAAACGATCGAGACTATCAGTGTAAAATATCTCTCAAGATTATGATTTGTACTTATAATTTTATGTAAAAGTACGATAACCTTTAATAATCAACATTTTGAGTTGTTTACATGAACCCACTGATTGCTAAAGAAACCAAGGTACTGATTGTTGACGATCAGGTTCTCGCCAAGGGATACATGAAATATTCTCTGGAGGAGCTTGGTTTTAGCGACATTACCTATGTGGACAAGGTAAATCTTGCCCTTAATAAGATTCGTCATCAGCGCTATGACCTTATCGTGTGCTCTTATAACCTCAAACATGAGCAAGATGGTTATTACTTTTACGACGAAATTAATCGTAATGGGGAATTACCTCCCAGTACTGCTTTTGTTTTTATCAGTGCAGATACCACCGCAGATTTAGTACAAAGTATTGTCGAATTACAACCTGACGACTTCCTAGCTAAACCGTTTACCGTTAAAGAGTTAGATCGCCGCCTTACTCGAATACTAAGCCGTAAACGTGCCTTACAAAATATTTATTGGTGTATAGAAAAAAAACAATTCCCCAAAGCGTTGTCAGAAGTAGAGATATTTTTGAGTGAACCCAAAAACTCCGAGTTTTTTCCACTGGCTTTAAAGATAAAAGGCGAAATTTTGCAGGCTTGTGGACAATACTCACAAGCAAAAGTATTTTATCAAGCCATATTGAACGTACAGAAATTTACTTGGGCACAATTGGGTTTAGTCAAAACCCATCTTTTTTTGAATGAAGATGAAGCGGCAGAAAAACTCGTATTACGTCTCGCATTTAAGCCAGAATCTCAGCTTGCCGCATATGACTTATTAATGTCTTTGCAAATAAAACAAGGTGACTTTGACACCGCATTAGAATGCGTTTTAATGGCGTCAGAGATATCACCAAGGAACATTAGAAGACATAAAACAGCATTAGATCTATCGCGCATCACCCACGATTATCATATCCAGTTTGAGGCAGCAAAAAAAATCGTAAAGTTTGCCAAAAACTCTATTCATGATATGCCCGAACATTATTTAAATGTGGCTAGAGCGGGTATTGATTACGCCATGACCGCAGATGAAGAACAAACTGCAACCCTCGTTAAGCAAGCGAATGAATATATCCGTCAACTCCGTCAGGCATTTCCGAAGGCCGATATGCAAGATCAAATCAACGTCATCAATGCGCGAATGCTGTATTTGGCTGATGAAAAAGACAATGCTAAGTCGCTACTCGAACAATTAGACGATGAAAACTGGGAAAATGAATCGATTGAAGCGTTACTTGATAAAGCCAAAGCGTTCCACGAAATAGGCCTACATGCACGCAGTCAGGAAATACTGCTAGAAATAGCTCGTCGATGTGACGAGAATGATCAAAGTAGCGAAATTTTCTTGCACTACATTGAGCAAGAAAAGGTTGAGAAGGGTCGTATTAAATTAAGTTCAAAAGAGCTTAATAATTCAGGTGTTCAACGTTTTCAAGAAGGTGATATAGATAGCGCGTTTCACACTTTCGTTGATGCTTTTACCTTGATGCCTAAAAATTCAGCCATCGCGTTGAACCTATTACAAGTTCTCACTATCAAGCAGTTACACTGTGATGAAGCTTACAAAAAAACCATTCAACGCTGCGTCAAAACAGTTGAAAGCAGCGTATTAAATGATGAACAAGAAAGTCGTTACACCAAAATCCGCGAACTGCTAGATGATATCGCTTAACGCAGCTTCACAATGTAAGCTTTACCAAATCGCAAAGCTTACATTGGATTTATTCACGTTACTTTTTGCTGAAGATTGAACTGAGGATGCTGATAAATTTTTTGACTAATAATTTTGGCTAATATATCGGTACTTTTCAACATATCCTGAAAGCGCAAATACAGCGGTGTAAACCCAAAGCGCAATATGTCAGGCGCGCGAAAATCGGCAATCACCCCATACTGGATTAATGCTTGGCAGATGGCATGAGCATGTTCGTGACGAAAGGCAAGCTGACTTCCTCTTAATTTGGCATCTCTTGGCGAAGCCAAATATAACTCGCTTAAACTTGGCTGGCTCTCCACAAGCGTAATAAATAGTTCGCTAAGCGCCACCGATTTTTCTCGTAATGCATACATGCTGACATCGGCAAACACATCTAGCGCCGCATCCAAAATACTCATAGATATCACATTTGGGGTACCGCATAGATACTGGCTGATGTCGTCTGCTTGTTCATAGCCAGCGGAAAAGGCAAATGGATGTTTATGACCCATCCACCCTTTGAGGGGTTGAGACACATTCTTATGGTGACGCTGTGCAACATATAAAAAAGCAGGCGCACCCGGTCCACCATTTAAATATTTGTAACCACAACCCACTGCAAAATCAACTTCACAAACGTCTAACTCGATTGGCAAAGCACCAGCACTATGGGCTAAATCCCAAATGACCAAAATACCATGCTCATGTGCTATCTGAGTCAAGCGCTGCATGTTTAACAATCTCCCTGACCTAAAGTCGACCTGGGTCAACATTAATACCGCAACGTTGACATTGAGGGCGTTTTCTAACGCGCTCTCGTCAACAAGCTGTAAGTAACATGCATCTTCGCCCAAGACGGAAGCTAAGCCCTCAACCATATACAAGTCAGTGGGAAAATTACCCGCTAAAGACAAAACCACAGAGCGTGGTTTCTGCAATGCCATCGCACTACTTAGCACTTTAAATAAGTTGATAGAGGTAGAATCACAACAAACTACTTGGCCAGACGCCGCCCCAATAAGAGGTGCTATTTTTTCGCCAACTCTTAGCGGTAGATCAATCCAGTGATGCTTATTCCAACTGGTGATCAAATCATTACCCCATTGCTCGTCCAGCACAGTTTTAGCGCGTAATTTTGCACCACTGGGCATGGCCCCTAAAGAGTTGCCGTCTAGGTAAACTATATTATCGGGCAACGAAAACGCTAAGCGTTTAGATGCCAGTGGATCCTCTAAATCCCTTTTTTCTATTTGTTCTTGGTTGACGACTTTCATGGATTACTGACTCGATTCTCTAAAGCAGATAAAAAAACTTGATACGCATTAGTCTGTGGATGGATCCAATCAAAATGCCCTGCCCCCGCCACAATTTGATACGTCAAACCGCTATTACTTGCTTGGCCGATTTCTACAATAGTATCGGCATCGCCTTGTAACATGAGGGTATTTTCAAGTAAAGGGTAAGACAAAGGTGAGCCTAATCGATAGGCATTTTGTTTTTGCTCAGCATCTCCACCGAAAAAAGCTGAAGTGGCAGTTTGACAACTATTTTGTCCTTTAGAATAGTTAACCACATCAACGATTGCCGCCAAACCAATTACGCCTTTTACCCGTTCATCACCTTTAAACAAATTTCTTTGGGGTGAGCTTGCTAGTAACGCTAAGTGTCCACCGGCAGAATGGCCAACGAGCACGATATTTTTCAAATCAATAGGATAATCTCTAAATGATTGGGCGAAGCTCACGCCTTTGAGTACATCATTCAGGCTACCGGGCCAACCGCCCCCAGTATCCCCAGTACGTCGGTACTCCAGGGACCAAACCGCAAAGCCTTGTTGCGCTAATGACTGACTAAATGCAGCGCTATGTTCAATATTATATGCATTCAACCAACACCCTCCGTGAATGAATATAACCAATGGTGCTTTATGCTGATCTCCGTCTGCATCACTAACTTTTGGCAAGTACAAACGGCCATACTGCAATGGCGAATTTCCATATGCCAATTGTATACTGCTGTCACTTCCCTCATCGAGCATAGTCATATTGAGTGCCATAACTTGCTCAAAACTGACATTACTGAGTAGGGTCGAACCCCGTTTGACTGACTCCAATGCCTTGTCTTCGTTCGCACTATTTTGCTTAAATGGGGTATCTGCACAAGCGCTTAATACACCGAGAAAAATAGCAAAAATAGTGAGATGTATAAATTCCATATTATTTCCATAGCGCTAGCTCACCAAGCAACATAACGCTTTAATTCATTACATTTTAAAAATTAAAACCAATTTATCACGATATGATACAAAGAGTTACTGGAAGAAAACCAAGCAGGATAAGAAGATGACGCAGATACGCCATCTGTTGCAATTAACAGCGATATTACGTTAGTTGAGCATTTCAAATGCAATTGCGGTTGCTTCACCGCCACCGATGCAAATAGCCGCAACGCCTTTTTTCAAATTACGTTGCTTCATAGCATGTAATAAAGTCACGATGATACGCGCACCTGATGCACCAATTGGGTGACCTAAAGCGCATGCTCCGCCCTTTACATTGACTTTAGCGGGATCAAGTCCAAGTTTGCTCATACCCAGCATAGTCACCATGGCAAAAGCTTCGTTGATCTCAAATAAATCAACGTCATCTTTTGACCAACCAGTTTGAGCGAATAACTTTTCCATTGCGCCTACTGGTGCCACGGTAAAGTTTTCTGGCTCTATCGCATTTGAACTATGTCCAACAATACGGGCCAACGGTGTATACCCTTGCGCTTTAGCCTCTGATTCACTCATTACTAATAACGCTGCTGCACCATCAGATATGGAGCTTGAATTAGCTGCGGTCACGGTGCCATCTTTGGTAAATGCGGGACGTAGAGAAGGTATTTTCTCAGGACGCGCATTACCAGGCCCTTCATCATTTTCAATCACAACCTCACCTTTGCGAGACGTAATGGTGACGGGCGTAATTTCGTCTTTAAATAATCCATTGGCAATAGCGTCACTGGCTTTTGTCAAAGAACTTAGCGCAAACTCATCCATTTGCTCTCGAGTGATATTTTCTTCATCAGCTTTAGATTGGGCAAAACAACCCATGGCCTTGCCATCATAAGCATTCTCGAGACCATCTAACATCATATGATCCAGCATCTGGCCATGGCCCATACGATAGCCTTGACGTCCTTTTGGCAAGATATAAGGAGCATTGGTCATGCTTTCCATACCACCAGCGACCACTACTTTAGCACTCCCCGCTTTGATTAAGTCGTGGGCTAACATCACCGCTTTCATACCAGAACCACACACTTTATTGAGTGTGATTGCGCCGCTTGCTAAAGGAAGGCCAGCTTTTATGCTCGCCTGTCGTGCTGGGGCTTGGCCGAGTCCAGCCGGCAAAACGCAACCCATAATAACTTCATCTACTACAGGTCTATTAGCGCCGGCTTCATCTAACACCGCTCGGATAGCACTCGCTCCCAAATCACATGCACTTAGTGCCGACAAGCCGCCCATAAACCCACCCAAAGGGGTGCGTTTCGCACTTACAATTACCACCGAATCGCTACTCATTTTGCTCTCCTCAATATTATTTCAGTACACCGCATCATTTTAAGTCAATAAAAACACGGAGTTAGTTAACGTTACGTAAAAATAAACCAGACTTCTTTTAACAAAAAGTAAATGACAGAAAAATATTTTTTATCTATCAATGTTGACGAATTGTAACTCATACTTTACCTTACATTAACCTACACTTTACGTTAACGTAAAGGCTGACGTAATAAATATTTACCTAATAACCCATAATTTTGTCACAAGGCCGAACCATGACCGAAAAAATTTACACGATAGGCGAATTAGCAAAAAATCTTGATATTACTTCACGTTCAATTCGTTTTTACGAAGAATCAGGACTACTGAACCCTACGCGTAATGGACAAAACCGAGTTTATAAGAAAAAAGACAAAGTACGTTTAAAGCTAATATTACGCGGTAAACGCTTGGGTTTTTCCTTGGCTGAAACCAAGACCCTATTTGACTTATATGACAGCAATCAAAATTCAGAAGCCCAACTAGAAGCCATGCTTAGTATGACTGAGCAAAAACGTATCGTGATGAATCAACAACTAGAAGATATTAAAGCCTTAATGATGGAGCTCGATGACGTAGAAGCCCGTTGTAAAGACGAACTGACCACAATTAAGCAAGGAAAAACAGCATGAATGCCCCTTACCCTACTCTGAACTTCGGTCTTGGCGAAGACATCGATATGTTACGCGAGCATGTATATAACTTCGCTCAAGGTGAGATAGCACCACTAGCTGAAAAATCAGATCTGGAAAATAGCTTTCCCAATCAATTATGGCCAAAACTAGGCGAAATGGGACTCTTAGGTGTAACGGTTGCCGAGCAATATGGTGGCTCTAATATGGGCTACTTAGCCCATGTTGTAGCAATGGAAGAAGTCAGTCGTGCATCTGCCGGTATTGGCTTAAGTTACGGCGCTCATTCAAACTTATGCGTGAATCAAATTCATAAAAATGGATCTGAGGCGCAAAAAGAAAAATATCTACCTAAGTTGGTCAGTGGCGAACATATCGGTGCTTTGGCGATGAGTGAACCTAATGCAGGCTCCGATGTTGTCAGTATGAAGCTGCGCGCTGATAAAGAAGGCGACCACTATATTCTCAATGGTAATAAAATGTGGATCACCAACGGACCAGATGCCCATACTTTTGTGATTTACGCCAAAACTGATCTTAGCGCAGGTTCAAAAGGAATGAGTGCGTTTATCGTTGAGCGTGGTACAGAGGGTTTTAGTCAAGCACAAAAACTCGACAAGTTAGGCATGCGTTCATCGAATACCTGCGAACTGGTCTTTATTGATTGCCCTGTTCCAGCTGAAAATATGATCCGTAATGAGGGTGATGGTGTTCGCGTGCTAATGAGCGGATTAGATTATGAACGCCTTGTTCTATCCGGTGGTCCGCTTGGGATTATGCAAGCCTGTATGGATTTAGTGGTGCCTTATATTCACGACCGTAAGCAATTCGGACAGTCCATAGGCGAGTTTCAATTGGTACAAGGCAAGATTGCCGATATGTACACTCAAATGAACGCCGCCCGAGCCTATGTATACACAGTAGCGCGTGCGTGTGACAGGGGCGAAACAACCCGCAAAGATGCGGCGGCCGTTATTCTATATTCAGCAGAATTGGCGACCAAAATGGCCCTTGATGCGATTCAGCTTCTTGGTGGCAATGGTTATATCAATGAATTTCCAGCCGGTCGCTTACTTCGTGATGCGAAGCTGTACGAAATTGGTGCGGGAACATCAGAAATTCGTCGTATGTTAATTGGTCGCGAACTATTCAAAGAGTCAGCTTAATTTAACCTGAAAAAAGCATATAACTCCCATCACGAGTTAAACGTTACTTTGCAACACAGTGCCATCAGCAGACTTGACGGCCATTAATTTGGAGCAATACCGTGCCCCGCATAATCAGTAAAATAAATTCCAAATCACAAGAGTTTGTAGAAAATGCAGCGCATATGCAGGCGCAAATAGATGATCTAAACGAAAAAATTAGTTTGATCAAACAAGGTGGTGGCGAGAAAGCGAATAAGCGCCATACCGATCGAGGTAAATTGCTGCCAAGAGTGCGTATTGATGAATTACTTGATGCAGGCTCTCCATTCTTAGAAATATCTCAACTGGCGGCATGGGAAGTTTACGACGACTATGTGCCCAGCGCTGGCGTTATTGCAGGTATCGGACGAGTTTCAGGTATCGAATGTATGATAGTCGCCAACGATGCCACGGTTAAAGGTGGAACCTACTACCCTTTAACTGTGAAAAAGCATTTGCGCGCACAAACCATCGCGCAACAAAACAACTTACCCTGCATCTACTTGGTTGATTCAGGTGGCGCCAACCTACCCCGTCAAGATGAAGTGTTTCCTGACAGAGAGCATTTTGGCCGTATCTTTTTTAATCAGGCCACCATGTCAGCACAAAACATACCGCAAATTGCCGTCGTAATGGGTAGTTGCACCGCCGGTGGCGCTTACGTACCAGCCATGGCAGACGAATCAATTATCGTGAAAAACCAAGGTACTATCTTTCTTGGTGGACCACCTTTAGTTAAAGCGGCTACGGGCGAAGTGGTCACCGCTGAAGAATTAGGTGGTGGGGATGTTCACTGCAGAACATCGGGTGTGGTCGACCATTTAGCCAACAACGACCAGCACGCACTACATATCGCCCGGGATGCAATTGCACGATTGAATCGCGTTAAACCTTTGGCTTTGGATGTGAAGGTAAGCGTAGATCCTATTTATCCTAAAGAAGATATTTACGGCATTATCCCTAAGGATTCGCGCCAACCTTACGACGTACGTGAAGTGATTGCCCGGGTGGTGGATGGTTCCGAATTTGACGAATTTAAAGCACTATATGGTAGTACTTTAATTTGTGGATTTGCTCGTATATTTGGCTATCCAGTCGGCATTATCGCCAATAATGGAATTTTATTCAGTGAATCGGCGCAAAAAGGCGCTCACTTTATTGAGCTTTGCACCCAGCGCAAAATTCCTCTTATTTTCTTGCAAAACATCACCGGTTTTA
This genomic window contains:
- a CDS encoding response regulator — translated: MNPLIAKETKVLIVDDQVLAKGYMKYSLEELGFSDITYVDKVNLALNKIRHQRYDLIVCSYNLKHEQDGYYFYDEINRNGELPPSTAFVFISADTTADLVQSIVELQPDDFLAKPFTVKELDRRLTRILSRKRALQNIYWCIEKKQFPKALSEVEIFLSEPKNSEFFPLALKIKGEILQACGQYSQAKVFYQAILNVQKFTWAQLGLVKTHLFLNEDEAAEKLVLRLAFKPESQLAAYDLLMSLQIKQGDFDTALECVLMASEISPRNIRRHKTALDLSRITHDYHIQFEAAKKIVKFAKNSIHDMPEHYLNVARAGIDYAMTADEEQTATLVKQANEYIRQLRQAFPKADMQDQINVINARMLYLADEKDNAKSLLEQLDDENWENESIEALLDKAKAFHEIGLHARSQEILLEIARRCDENDQSSEIFLHYIEQEKVEKGRIKLSSKELNNSGVQRFQEGDIDSAFHTFVDAFTLMPKNSAIALNLLQVLTIKQLHCDEAYKKTIQRCVKTVESSVLNDEQESRYTKIRELLDDIA
- the kynU gene encoding kynureninase; this translates as MKVVNQEQIEKRDLEDPLASKRLAFSLPDNIVYLDGNSLGAMPSGAKLRAKTVLDEQWGNDLITSWNKHHWIDLPLRVGEKIAPLIGAASGQVVCCDSTSINLFKVLSSAMALQKPRSVVLSLAGNFPTDLYMVEGLASVLGEDACYLQLVDESALENALNVNVAVLMLTQVDFRSGRLLNMQRLTQIAHEHGILVIWDLAHSAGALPIELDVCEVDFAVGCGYKYLNGGPGAPAFLYVAQRHHKNVSQPLKGWMGHKHPFAFSAGYEQADDISQYLCGTPNVISMSILDAALDVFADVSMYALREKSVALSELFITLVESQPSLSELYLASPRDAKLRGSQLAFRHEHAHAICQALIQYGVIADFRAPDILRFGFTPLYLRFQDMLKSTDILAKIISQKIYQHPQFNLQQKVT
- a CDS encoding S9 family peptidase, whose product is MEFIHLTIFAIFLGVLSACADTPFKQNSANEDKALESVKRGSTLLSNVSFEQVMALNMTMLDEGSDSSIQLAYGNSPLQYGRLYLPKVSDADGDQHKAPLVIFIHGGCWLNAYNIEHSAAFSQSLAQQGFAVWSLEYRRTGDTGGGWPGSLNDVLKGVSFAQSFRDYPIDLKNIVLVGHSAGGHLALLASSPQRNLFKGDERVKGVIGLAAIVDVVNYSKGQNSCQTATSAFFGGDAEQKQNAYRLGSPLSYPLLENTLMLQGDADTIVEIGQASNSGLTYQIVAGAGHFDWIHPQTNAYQVFLSALENRVSNP
- a CDS encoding thiolase family protein — encoded protein: MSSDSVVIVSAKRTPLGGFMGGLSALSACDLGASAIRAVLDEAGANRPVVDEVIMGCVLPAGLGQAPARQASIKAGLPLASGAITLNKVCGSGMKAVMLAHDLIKAGSAKVVVAGGMESMTNAPYILPKGRQGYRMGHGQMLDHMMLDGLENAYDGKAMGCFAQSKADEENITREQMDEFALSSLTKASDAIANGLFKDEITPVTITSRKGEVVIENDEGPGNARPEKIPSLRPAFTKDGTVTAANSSSISDGAAALLVMSESEAKAQGYTPLARIVGHSSNAIEPENFTVAPVGAMEKLFAQTGWSKDDVDLFEINEAFAMVTMLGMSKLGLDPAKVNVKGGACALGHPIGASGARIIVTLLHAMKQRNLKKGVAAICIGGGEATAIAFEMLN
- a CDS encoding MerR family DNA-binding transcriptional regulator: MTEKIYTIGELAKNLDITSRSIRFYEESGLLNPTRNGQNRVYKKKDKVRLKLILRGKRLGFSLAETKTLFDLYDSNQNSEAQLEAMLSMTEQKRIVMNQQLEDIKALMMELDDVEARCKDELTTIKQGKTA
- a CDS encoding isovaleryl-CoA dehydrogenase codes for the protein MNAPYPTLNFGLGEDIDMLREHVYNFAQGEIAPLAEKSDLENSFPNQLWPKLGEMGLLGVTVAEQYGGSNMGYLAHVVAMEEVSRASAGIGLSYGAHSNLCVNQIHKNGSEAQKEKYLPKLVSGEHIGALAMSEPNAGSDVVSMKLRADKEGDHYILNGNKMWITNGPDAHTFVIYAKTDLSAGSKGMSAFIVERGTEGFSQAQKLDKLGMRSSNTCELVFIDCPVPAENMIRNEGDGVRVLMSGLDYERLVLSGGPLGIMQACMDLVVPYIHDRKQFGQSIGEFQLVQGKIADMYTQMNAARAYVYTVARACDRGETTRKDAAAVILYSAELATKMALDAIQLLGGNGYINEFPAGRLLRDAKLYEIGAGTSEIRRMLIGRELFKESA
- a CDS encoding carboxyl transferase domain-containing protein — its product is MPRIISKINSKSQEFVENAAHMQAQIDDLNEKISLIKQGGGEKANKRHTDRGKLLPRVRIDELLDAGSPFLEISQLAAWEVYDDYVPSAGVIAGIGRVSGIECMIVANDATVKGGTYYPLTVKKHLRAQTIAQQNNLPCIYLVDSGGANLPRQDEVFPDREHFGRIFFNQATMSAQNIPQIAVVMGSCTAGGAYVPAMADESIIVKNQGTIFLGGPPLVKAATGEVVTAEELGGGDVHCRTSGVVDHLANNDQHALHIARDAIARLNRVKPLALDVKVSVDPIYPKEDIYGIIPKDSRQPYDVREVIARVVDGSEFDEFKALYGSTLICGFARIFGYPVGIIANNGILFSESAQKGAHFIELCTQRKIPLIFLQNITGFMVGKQYEAGGIAKHGAKMVTAVACANVPKFTVLIGGSFGAGNYGMCGRAYDPRFMFMWPNARISVMGGEQAAGVLSQVKREQRERAGETWSDEEEKTFKQPIINTYERQGHPYYASARLWDDGVIDPADTRMVLGLSISASLNKPIEDTQFGVFRM